The genomic DNA CAGAGATGGGATGGAAGCTGAggctggctgctgtggggtgtGCATCCTGTGTCCTCACGGAGGACTCCCCTTGCCCTTCCCCAGGTACCAGGAGTTTAATACCTTTTATCCTTTGCAGGGTCCAAGATTCAACATCTTCTGCTTCTGCCCCCAGTGCTGCTTCTGCCCCCACTACAACCCCttcttctcctgctgccccGTCTCAGCCCTCTacatccagcagtgctggtCCGGATGCAGGGAGCGGCAGCAGACGGAGCAGTGGGTCGGGGACCATGGGAGGTCCTGGAGATGGAGGCCCCAACAGTGCTGCATCCATCCTGTGTAAGTGGGGCTGTGAGAAGGAAGAACTTTCTGGGATTAGACAAAGGAATTGGGGTTCTTGACCCCTGTTGTTGTCTCTGCTTGCCGTGGGCTTTGCATGAGTCACTCCCATGGCACAcggctgtgtccctgctcaaGGTAGTGCCACTTAgtgaagtgtgtgtgtgtagggtTGTCTTTACTCGAAGCTGGCTGCCCTAGGAATACAGGATACCCCAGGGTTTGCAGGAGTGCAGTTCAGCTGATGTGCCTGTCCTCTCTTGCAGTTGCTGGCAGTTACTGACTCACGCCTCTCTTCCCGTGTGTTGTTCCCTCTCCAGCTGGCTTCGGTGGCATCACGGGGCTGGGCAACCTTGGCATGGGCTCTGCCAACTTCatggagctccagcagcagatgcaGCGGCAGCTGATGTCCAACCCAGAGATGCTTTCCCAGATCATGGAGAATCCCTTGGTGCAGAACATGATGTCTAACCCTGACCTCATGAGGCAGATGATCATGGCCAATCCCCAGATGCAGCAGCTCATGGAGCGAAATCCAGAGATAAGCCACATGCTCAATAACCCAGAGCTCATGAGGCAGGTGAGTCACACCAGGGCTCAATAAAGAGTGTTGAGGAGAGTCTTTGTGGACCAACATCAGTATCTgcactgcagaggaggaatgGGAATGCCAGAGCAGTGGATTTGGAGGTCTCTTCCTTCCTGCTGTGAGCTCCCCATAAACAGATGGTGGTCTTGAGTTATGTGAATACTCATGACTCAACCCACATCCTTGCAACTCTTATCTCCATTTCAGAGCTATTGAATCCATGGTgtatagggaaaaaaagggatgcTGGGATTTTCCTAGCATGTTGACTACAAGGCTGTGTGTTGACTCAGGGATGGGAGTAAAAACAGTGCCAGAGAAGTGAAGCTACTgcaaaaattctttatttctctctagTTCTTTTGACAGATTACAGAGACTCCAGAGCTGTACAGTTAGTGTTTCACTACCTGTGTCAGTGGGGAGCCCTAGTGTAGACTGGGATCCCAGAGGGTTCTCATTTTTCCCAGAACAGAGAGGACCCATGTCCAAGAGGAGTGGCTGTCTGGAAGACCAAAGGTTCATCAGAAGGGAATCCTAAGGGATCAGTGAGAATCTGGGTGTTAATAGCTGTAGACAGGACTCTGCTGTTTCCTGGGAAGGTTTGTCAGGAGGGTTGTGCTGAATGGGCCTAGTTTCCATCTGCTTCTCAGTTATTCTGTTTTCAGCTGTATCGGCCATACATGAAATTCCAGAGCTGCAGTTCTAAATTGTGAATAATTTGTACTTAAGCAGTTCCTCAAATGAGACCTGGATATTTTGATGGGGAGACCCATCAAAAGTGTGGAGAGGGTGGAAGGATCCACCTTCCCTGTTGTATGTAGTCCATCAGTCTGAGTGGGAGCATTTGGGTGTCAGATGTTTGGATATCCTGATACTGCTTAGGAACAGAACAGTCTCATCGAGCTGAACCGAGGCTGAGAAGGAAGAGAGCTGAGCAAGGCTGGGGAGGAGCCTGGATCCCTGGGCTCTCTTTGCTTGGATAAATGATCTCTCTGCCCTCTGCCTGTGAATAGGGTTTAATTatcctctctctcctgggagctGAGATTTAACTCTTTCATGGCTTGGCTGCTGACCAGGCTCTTGATCTGCTGTGGCCCTGAGCTTTccaccttttcctccttctcccagaCGATGGAATTGGCTCGTAACCCTGCGATGATGCAGGAGATGATGCGGAACCAGGACCGTGCTTTGAGTAACCTCGAGAGCATTCCAGGAGGATACAATGCCCTGCGCCGGATGTACACGGACATCCAGGAGCCCATGTTTAGTGCGGCCAGGGAGCAGGTATTGGCTGCATTCCTGTGGGTGGGGTGTAGTGTGGGAAAGGGGTCTTTCCCTGTGCACTGTGCTGACAGGGCAGTTTTCCTAGAGTGTGGCTCTTCATCCCTCCACTCCAGTACAGGCACTGGCCGGAGAACATGGTGCAGTGCCTGTCGTGACATGGGTTTAGATGTCAGAGAGAcctgctctggctcctgcagTCCCCCAGCAGGCTGGATGCCAGCCCTGACCGAGAGGCAGGCCCTGTCACTGTAGCAcagccctctgctccctggaTTAGCTGGAGCCCAACGCCTTTGCAACGGAGCTGGCTCACATCCAGCTGGCCGGTAGTGCGGGAGGAGGGAGCACAGGTCTGGCtgcagagggctgtgcaggcacacTCCAGTCCAGCATTACCTCCTGGTATGTCCGGGTGCTGGTTTCACAGGGGCGTTTTGAAGCCCTGTGTTTGGGAGCTGAATCCGAGGCTGTGGCCACTCCTGTGCCTGGTCTTTTCTGAGTGAGGTGTATTGTGGATTGCAGATTTCTCAGGAGGCGGATCATGGCACGTGTTTAGCAAATTCTGGACTTGGCTGAATATCATCGGCTGTTCCCTGGCTCGCTCAGGGGTTGGTCTGCTGGGACTAACTGATTccatctgtttcttttttttttttcctccctagtTTGGCAACAatcctttctcttccttgaCGGGGAATTCTGACAGCTCGAGCTCTCAGCCTTTGCGGACGGAGAACAGAGAGCCATTGCCAAACCCCTGGAGCCCCACACCCCCTGCCTCCCAGAGTCAGGCACCCAGCAGTGAAGGGAGCACGGGCTCGGCAACCACCCAGGGCACCCCAACTGTATCCAACCCCTTCGGGCTGAATGCTGCCAGTTTTGGTGCTGGTACGTAAGGGAAGAGCCCgagggtgctgctggctgagcaggTCACCCAGGTTTCCTTGGAGGGCCAGTTCCTCTGGCATTTGAGCCCTGtctgtggctgttatccagaGGAATGGGTCTAGCCTACTTGCAGACACTAATTAATTATTCTGATGCACTTGTGGGACAGTTCTTTGGGAACTCTGCTGTCCTTGAAGCTCTCAAGAGCAGGAGAGTGGCCAGCAGGGCACTGCCATGGCTGTCCACAGTCAtgtttgctgctgcaggggcaatAGAGTACAGGCAATTTGTGTTTCAGGCAATGTAGTGGTGCTCAGGCTCATCAGGGGTTTTGCTTTGTCTTCCCTTCCCCTTGCAGGCATGTTCAACAGTCCAGAGATGCAAGGACTCCTGCAGCAGATTTCCGAAAACCCTCAGTTGATGCAGAACATGATCTCTGCCCCCTACATGCGGAGCATGATGCAAACTCTTGCCCAGAACCCGGACTTTGCAGCACAGGTAAAAGTGTTGCCGTTGTCCGCTGTTGCTAGGCAGGCCATGAGCTCAGTGTGAGGTCAGTCTGCTGCTGGGGTCAGACTGG from Prinia subflava isolate CZ2003 ecotype Zambia chromosome 31, Cam_Psub_1.2, whole genome shotgun sequence includes the following:
- the UBQLN4 gene encoding ubiquilin-4 isoform X1, with product MAEPSGGGGGGGPGPGPGGDGQAGPGGTLIRVTVKTPKDKEEIVIADGASVREFKEEISRRFKAKQDQLVLIFAGKILKDGDTLNQHGIKDGLTVHLVIKTPQKVQDSTSSASAPSAASAPTTTPSSPAAPSQPSTSSSAGPDAGSGSRRSSGSGTMGGPGDGGPNSAASILSGFGGITGLGNLGMGSANFMELQQQMQRQLMSNPEMLSQIMENPLVQNMMSNPDLMRQMIMANPQMQQLMERNPEISHMLNNPELMRQTMELARNPAMMQEMMRNQDRALSNLESIPGGYNALRRMYTDIQEPMFSAAREQFGNNPFSSLTGNSDSSSSQPLRTENREPLPNPWSPTPPASQSQAPSSEGSTGSATTQGTPTVSNPFGLNAASFGAGMFNSPEMQGLLQQISENPQLMQNMISAPYMRSMMQTLAQNPDFAAQIMVNVPLFAGNPQLQEQLRLQLPVFLQQMQNPDSLSILTNPRAMQALLQIQQGLQTLQTEAPGLVPSLGSFGMPRMPPSSTGGSTIPENPVPSASTPASASPAGGGNPQQQLMQQMIQLLAGGSSQAQSPEVRFQQQLEQLNAMGFINREANLQALIATGGDINAAIERLLGSQPS
- the UBQLN4 gene encoding ubiquilin-4 isoform X2, giving the protein MAEPSGGGGGGGPGPGPGGDGQAGPGGTLIRVTVKTPKDKEEIVIADGASVREFKEEISRRFKAKQDQLVLIFAGKILKDGDTLNQHGIKDGLTVHLVIKTPQKVQDSTSSASAPSAASAPTTTPSSPAAPSQPSTSSSAGPDAGSGSRRSSGSGTMGGPGDGGPNSAASILSGFGGITGLGNLGMGSANFMELQQQMQRQLMSNPEMLSQIMENPLVQNMMSNPDLMRQMIMANPQMQQLMERNPEISHMLNNPELMRQTMELARNPAMMQEMMRNQDRALSNLESIPGGYNALRRMYTDIQEPMFSAAREQFGNNPFSSLTGNSDSSSSQPLRTENREPLPNPWSPTPPASQSQAPSSEGSTGSATTQGTPTVSNPFGLNAASFGAGMFNSPEMQGLLQQISENPQLMQNMISAPYMRSMMQTLAQNPDFAAQMQNPDSLSILTNPRAMQALLQIQQGLQTLQTEAPGLVPSLGSFGMPRMPPSSTGGSTIPENPVPSASTPASASPAGGGNPQQQLMQQMIQLLAGGSSQAQSPEVRFQQQLEQLNAMGFINREANLQALIATGGDINAAIERLLGSQPS